The following proteins are co-located in the Candidatus Margulisiibacteriota bacterium genome:
- a CDS encoding CBS domain-containing protein has protein sequence MIYLSELYASELIGGPVIDRFEEKIGRVEDIVIEPQDQFPKVTGLVLKSTGGRHKKVLLLQEINLIGRKFISTRAGIKETPFAELREGSVLAKRDLMDKQIVDIHGSKVVRVNDLKIAKVGEEVRLIAADVGIKGVLRRLKLDQLVSFLLSFFNIKVKEDLIGWNYVEPLQTDLARIKLVVPYKGMSELHPSDIASIISQVHTDEKTAIFESLSTDTAAEALHELEPRIQAFLIGVLDTKKALAILEKMPSDEAADVLGDLPEEKTEEFLQLMKKKKAQEIQELLKHDDETAGGLMTTDLITLEPEYTVARTIEKLRELAPGAETIYYLYVTDEGGHLLGVLTLRGLIISKEDALVGDIMNTKIITVRPEMNRRQVADVISKYNLLAVPVVDKLNRILGIITVDDVVDYIIPPLARKKRLSVG, from the coding sequence ATGATTTATTTAAGCGAACTGTACGCTTCTGAGCTTATTGGAGGTCCCGTTATAGACAGGTTCGAAGAAAAAATAGGCCGTGTCGAGGATATTGTGATCGAGCCGCAGGACCAATTCCCAAAAGTGACCGGCTTGGTGCTGAAGTCGACGGGAGGCAGGCACAAAAAGGTTTTGCTGCTTCAAGAGATAAACCTAATAGGGAGAAAGTTTATTTCTACCCGGGCTGGAATAAAAGAGACCCCTTTTGCGGAACTGAGGGAAGGAAGTGTCCTGGCAAAAAGGGACCTTATGGATAAGCAGATAGTGGATATCCACGGCTCCAAGGTGGTAAGAGTAAATGATCTTAAAATAGCAAAGGTAGGGGAAGAAGTCCGGCTTATCGCGGCCGATGTCGGCATTAAAGGAGTCCTTCGCAGGCTAAAGCTGGATCAGTTGGTCTCGTTCCTTCTATCTTTTTTTAACATCAAGGTGAAGGAAGACCTGATAGGCTGGAATTATGTGGAGCCTTTACAGACGGACCTTGCCAGGATAAAACTGGTCGTTCCCTACAAAGGGATGTCGGAACTGCACCCGTCGGACATAGCCAGCATTATCAGTCAGGTCCACACGGACGAAAAAACGGCCATCTTTGAATCTCTTTCAACTGATACGGCGGCCGAAGCTCTGCACGAATTGGAACCCAGGATACAGGCCTTTTTGATAGGCGTCCTTGACACAAAGAAGGCCCTGGCCATTCTTGAAAAAATGCCTTCCGATGAAGCCGCCGATGTCCTGGGGGACCTGCCTGAAGAAAAGACGGAGGAATTCCTGCAGTTGATGAAAAAGAAAAAAGCTCAGGAGATACAGGAGCTTTTGAAGCATGATGACGAAACCGCCGGAGGGCTTATGACCACCGACCTCATTACTCTTGAGCCCGAGTATACCGTGGCCAGAACGATAGAAAAACTCAGGGAGCTGGCCCCGGGAGCCGAAACGATCTATTATCTGTATGTTACGGACGAGGGCGGACATCTGCTGGGGGTCCTGACATTGAGAGGCCTCATCATCTCAAAAGAGGATGCGCTTGTCGGCGATATAATGAACACCAAGATAATAACGGTAAGACCTGAGATGAACAGGAGGCAGGTTGCCGATGTTATTTCAAAATATAACCTTCTTGCAGTGCCCGTGGTCGACAAGCTCAACAGGATACTCGGCATCATTACAGTTGACGATGTGGTAGATTACATAATCCCGCCGCTGGCAAGGAAGAAAAGGCTTTCAGTCGGCTGA
- the dprA gene encoding DNA-processing protein DprA yields MSSDLKYWAALSLIPGLGASRIKLLFEHFGSISAIWDSTFDELVSIDGIGAATARSLIVGRKNPDGTALPPGVNAVCLGDSDYPSNLYNIWDPPPVLYYRGSLEAEDKLSVAVVGSRSLSPYGEKMTKKLAKDLCEFGITVVSGLALGIDSCAHKSALEAGGRTIAVLGTGLDEVYPYSNRGLGERIGDKGALVCEHLKVEGVEKWNFPRRNRIISGLSLGTLVIEGSSDSGSLITAGFALEQNREVFAVPGESGRTLSRGPNALIKRGAKLVEEVADILEELNLKSVKGGHKPAPSINTEGLSAEQRRVLDCLETGAKHIDELALITGVSCGELATALVPMVVKDMVSELPGKYYCAR; encoded by the coding sequence ATGTCCTCTGATCTGAAATATTGGGCGGCTCTTTCCCTAATTCCCGGCCTCGGGGCTTCACGGATAAAACTTCTTTTTGAACATTTCGGCAGCATCTCAGCGATATGGGACTCTACTTTTGATGAACTAGTTTCAATAGACGGTATCGGCGCCGCAACAGCCCGCTCATTGATCGTCGGAAGAAAGAATCCTGATGGAACAGCACTTCCGCCGGGTGTTAATGCTGTCTGCCTTGGCGATTCTGATTATCCGTCCAATCTATATAATATCTGGGACCCGCCGCCCGTGCTTTATTACCGCGGCAGCCTCGAAGCAGAGGACAAGTTATCCGTGGCAGTTGTCGGGTCAAGAAGCCTCTCTCCTTACGGAGAAAAGATGACCAAAAAACTGGCAAAAGACCTGTGCGAATTCGGCATAACCGTTGTTTCAGGTCTTGCTTTGGGGATAGACAGCTGTGCTCATAAGAGCGCCCTTGAAGCAGGCGGCAGGACCATTGCAGTTCTGGGCACAGGGCTTGACGAGGTCTATCCATACAGCAACAGGGGCCTCGGGGAAAGGATAGGGGACAAAGGGGCTCTTGTCTGCGAGCATCTTAAAGTTGAAGGCGTTGAAAAGTGGAACTTTCCCCGCAGGAACAGGATAATCTCGGGTCTTAGCCTCGGCACCCTTGTAATTGAGGGGTCATCCGACAGCGGGTCGCTCATAACCGCAGGTTTTGCACTGGAGCAGAACAGGGAGGTCTTTGCCGTCCCCGGCGAGTCGGGCAGGACCTTAAGCCGCGGCCCGAACGCTCTTATCAAGCGCGGGGCAAAACTGGTCGAAGAGGTCGCGGACATCCTTGAAGAATTGAACCTGAAAAGCGTTAAAGGGGGACATAAGCCCGCCCCCTCCATAAATACAGAGGGCCTATCCGCAGAGCAGCGCAGAGTCCTTGATTGTCTGGAAACCGGAGCAAAGCACATAGATGAGCTTGCTCTAATTACCGGGGTTTCCTGCGGAGAACTTGCCACCGCTCTCGTCCCCATGGTAGTTAAAGACATGGTGAGCGAACTTCCGGGTAAGTATTATTGCGCAAGATAG
- a CDS encoding riboflavin synthase has product MFTGIVEEIGSVKSARFVSGLLKLEITSKELSRELKPGESVCVNGACLTVTGTKGPVFFVDITKETYSKTNLGALKASDQVNLERALKVSDRLSGHLVSGHVDSTGSIKGISRAFDAVKFTIAYPLSMSRYIIGKGSVTVDGISLTVSGLVRDSFTVNAIPFTLKGSTLSRKKVGDRVNLEFDLIGKYTEKMIAGKGFVSCN; this is encoded by the coding sequence ATGTTCACAGGGATCGTTGAAGAAATAGGTTCTGTAAAAAGCGCCAGGTTTGTCAGCGGGCTTTTGAAGCTGGAGATAACCTCAAAAGAACTTTCCAGAGAGCTGAAACCGGGGGAAAGCGTCTGCGTCAACGGGGCCTGTCTTACGGTGACGGGGACAAAAGGCCCCGTTTTTTTTGTGGACATAACAAAAGAAACCTATTCAAAGACCAATTTGGGCGCACTCAAGGCATCAGATCAGGTCAATCTCGAAAGAGCTCTTAAGGTCTCTGACAGGCTTTCGGGCCATCTGGTGTCCGGGCATGTGGACTCAACCGGCTCAATTAAAGGTATCTCAAGGGCCTTTGATGCAGTAAAGTTCACCATTGCTTATCCTCTTTCCATGTCCAGGTATATCATCGGCAAGGGTTCCGTTACAGTTGACGGCATAAGCCTTACCGTTTCGGGGCTTGTTAGGGATTCCTTTACCGTGAATGCCATTCCTTTTACTCTCAAGGGGTCGACCCTGAGCAGGAAAAAGGTCGGGGACAGGGTAAACCTTGAATTTGACTTGATAGGCAAATACACGGAAAAAATGATTGCCGGAAAAGGGTTTGTGTCATGCAATTGA
- the ribH gene encoding 6,7-dimethyl-8-ribityllumazine synthase, translated as MKTKEGLLDGKGLKITVIASRFNDSVTKGLISGAMDCLLRHGVSEPDITLIWTPGAFEMPLIAKKAAQSAKKPSAIICLGAVIRGGTPHFDYVAAEVSKGIASVSLESEVPVIFGVLTTDNLEQALERSGAKSGNKGWSSALAAIETANLIKQI; from the coding sequence ATGAAGACAAAAGAAGGGCTTCTGGACGGGAAAGGGTTGAAGATAACGGTAATTGCCTCGCGGTTCAACGATTCGGTCACAAAAGGCCTCATCTCCGGAGCGATGGACTGCCTTTTGAGGCACGGCGTATCGGAGCCGGACATCACGCTGATATGGACCCCGGGCGCCTTCGAAATGCCTCTGATAGCAAAAAAAGCCGCGCAGTCAGCCAAAAAGCCTTCGGCGATCATCTGTCTGGGTGCGGTGATCAGGGGAGGCACGCCCCACTTTGATTATGTTGCCGCTGAGGTGTCCAAAGGGATAGCCAGCGTTTCGCTTGAGAGCGAAGTGCCTGTGATCTTCGGGGTCCTTACAACGGACAATCTTGAACAGGCGCTTGAGCGCTCCGGAGCAAAGTCCGGCAATAAAGGGTGGAGTTCCGCGCTGGCGGCCATTGAAACGGCTAATCTGATCAAGCAGATCTAG
- a CDS encoding ABC transporter ATP-binding protein, which yields MARVYYENVTKRFGDVEAVKNMTLEVRDKEFLVLVGPSGCGKTTALRMAAGLEEVSEGKLYIGNRVINDVAPKDRDIAMIFQSYALYPHMSVYDNMAFGLKLRKVAKKEIDRRVNEAANILGLENMLQRLPKQLSGGQRQRVAVGRAIVREPAVFLMDEPLSNLDAKLRVQMRAELQNIYNRLQATIIYVTHDQVEAMTLGKRIAVILNGQLQQVDAPLEVYGKPKNKFVAGFIGSPSMNFVSGKIDKAGDHLFFDSQDFKLVLPKDYDPYIRPSIGKEVVLGIRPEDILNHELRDSNYQCQLEGKVDYRELMGSETYLYLNVGRTPLVTRADAMCDAAPGSVYCIYINLHKIHLFDASMHNAIL from the coding sequence TTGGCAAGAGTCTATTATGAAAATGTGACCAAAAGGTTCGGCGATGTGGAAGCTGTAAAGAACATGACCCTCGAGGTCAGGGACAAGGAATTCCTTGTCCTTGTGGGACCTTCGGGCTGCGGCAAGACCACGGCTTTAAGGATGGCCGCAGGGCTGGAAGAAGTGTCCGAAGGAAAACTTTATATCGGCAACAGGGTTATAAACGATGTTGCGCCCAAGGACAGGGATATAGCAATGATCTTTCAAAGCTACGCGCTTTATCCTCACATGAGCGTTTACGACAACATGGCTTTCGGGCTTAAACTGAGAAAGGTCGCCAAGAAAGAGATCGACCGCAGGGTGAACGAGGCCGCCAATATCCTCGGCCTTGAGAATATGCTGCAGAGGCTTCCCAAACAGCTCTCCGGAGGACAGAGGCAGCGAGTGGCTGTCGGAAGGGCGATCGTAAGAGAGCCGGCCGTGTTCCTTATGGACGAGCCTTTGAGCAACCTTGACGCAAAGCTTAGGGTCCAGATGAGAGCCGAACTCCAGAACATCTACAACAGGCTGCAGGCCACCATCATCTATGTGACCCACGATCAGGTAGAGGCAATGACCCTTGGCAAAAGGATCGCCGTCATATTGAACGGCCAGCTCCAGCAGGTGGATGCTCCTCTTGAGGTATACGGCAAGCCAAAAAATAAATTCGTGGCCGGTTTTATCGGCAGCCCGTCAATGAACTTTGTCAGCGGCAAGATCGACAAGGCGGGAGACCATCTTTTCTTTGATTCCCAGGACTTTAAGCTGGTGCTTCCGAAAGATTATGACCCATACATAAGGCCCAGCATAGGAAAAGAAGTGGTCCTCGGCATAAGGCCGGAGGACATCCTTAATCATGAACTGCGGGATTCAAATTACCAATGCCAGCTCGAAGGCAAAGTCGATTACAGGGAACTAATGGGGTCCGAAACCTATCTGTACCTCAATGTGGGCAGGACGCCTCTTGTGACCAGGGCCGATGCGATGTGCGATGCCGCACCCGGCAGCGTCTATTGTATCTATATAAACCTGCACAAGATCCATCTTTTTGATGCCTCAATGCATAACGCGATCCTGTAA
- a CDS encoding bifunctional 3,4-dihydroxy-2-butanone-4-phosphate synthase/GTP cyclohydrolase II translates to MQLKFDAIEEAVKEIKAGKMVIVVDDKDRENEGDLVMAAQTATEEAVNFMISKGKGLVCAPLSAEKLKTLKIEEMVSENTEANRTAFTVSVDAGLSHGVSTGISAADRAVTLKVLADPSSKPSDLVRPGHIFPLKARAGGVLKRAGHTEAAVDLVRISGMEEAAVICEIIRPDGKMARQKDLMEFSAEHSLKIVTIADLIRYRLMNEKLVKRTSRSKLPTRFGQFMVYGYEDILSGAHHLALVKGSVRNKKDVLVRVHSECLTGDVFGSCRCDCGIQLERSLKMIQKEGSGVLLYMRQEGRGIGLLNKLKAYELQDGGADTVEANEMLGFEADLRDYGTGAQILCDLGLSTIRLLTNNPRKIVGIERYGLTVVERLPIEVEPNEHNERYLRTKSQKLGHILLLHDNLKELPKIFEEGRKG, encoded by the coding sequence ATGCAATTGAAATTTGACGCCATAGAAGAAGCGGTAAAAGAAATAAAAGCCGGCAAAATGGTGATCGTGGTCGATGACAAAGACCGCGAGAACGAAGGCGACCTTGTCATGGCTGCACAGACAGCGACCGAAGAAGCTGTCAACTTCATGATCTCAAAAGGAAAAGGGCTTGTCTGTGCTCCATTAAGCGCCGAAAAGCTTAAAACGCTAAAGATAGAGGAAATGGTGAGCGAGAACACGGAGGCCAACAGGACAGCTTTCACTGTCTCGGTGGATGCAGGGCTCTCTCACGGGGTGAGCACCGGAATTTCCGCCGCAGACAGGGCCGTGACGCTTAAGGTCCTGGCCGATCCGTCCTCAAAGCCTTCGGACCTCGTCAGGCCCGGACATATTTTCCCGCTTAAAGCAAGGGCCGGAGGCGTGCTCAAGAGGGCAGGGCATACCGAGGCCGCGGTGGACCTTGTCAGGATCAGCGGCATGGAAGAGGCCGCTGTAATCTGCGAAATAATCAGGCCCGACGGAAAAATGGCAAGGCAGAAGGACCTGATGGAGTTTTCGGCAGAGCACTCCCTTAAGATAGTTACCATCGCGGACCTTATAAGATACAGGCTTATGAACGAAAAACTGGTCAAAAGGACCAGCAGATCAAAACTTCCCACCAGGTTCGGCCAGTTTATGGTCTACGGCTATGAAGACATACTCTCCGGAGCGCATCACCTTGCCCTGGTAAAAGGCTCGGTCCGCAATAAAAAGGATGTTCTTGTCAGGGTGCATTCGGAATGCCTTACGGGAGACGTGTTCGGCAGCTGCAGATGCGACTGCGGCATCCAGTTGGAGCGTTCCCTAAAGATGATCCAGAAAGAGGGCTCAGGAGTTCTGCTTTATATGAGGCAGGAAGGCCGCGGCATAGGACTGCTCAACAAACTCAAGGCTTACGAACTTCAGGACGGCGGGGCGGACACGGTGGAGGCCAACGAAATGCTTGGCTTTGAGGCCGACCTGCGAGACTACGGTACCGGCGCCCAGATCTTGTGTGATCTTGGCCTTTCAACGATACGGCTGCTCACCAACAACCCGAGAAAGATCGTGGGCATAGAAAGGTACGGACTGACGGTGGTGGAGAGGCTTCCCATAGAGGTAGAGCCCAACGAGCATAACGAAAGGTATCTAAGGACCAAATCTCAGAAACTTGGGCACATACTTCTGCTGCACGACAATCTTAAGGAACTGCCGAAGATATTTGAAGAAGGGAGAAAAGGATGA
- the nusB gene encoding transcription antitermination factor NusB codes for MGKRTTARRLAMQALYQIELSDASPEEAILSVSSQETFPPDTMERAKVLLRGVVSQKAAIDRSIASNLAEWTIERLGAVDRNILRVCVWELEHERTEPGAVVMNEAVELAKKYGGEESKKFINGVLASVAKKLKL; via the coding sequence ATGGGCAAAAGAACAACAGCGCGCCGGCTGGCAATGCAGGCGCTTTATCAGATAGAGCTCTCGGACGCTTCACCCGAAGAGGCCATCCTAAGCGTTTCAAGCCAGGAGACTTTCCCCCCCGACACAATGGAGCGGGCAAAAGTGCTCCTTCGCGGAGTTGTCAGCCAAAAAGCGGCAATTGACCGCAGTATAGCTTCTAACCTGGCGGAGTGGACAATAGAAAGACTGGGAGCAGTGGACAGGAACATCCTGCGCGTCTGTGTCTGGGAGCTTGAACACGAGAGGACCGAACCCGGCGCAGTAGTGATGAACGAGGCCGTGGAACTGGCAAAAAAATACGGCGGGGAAGAATCCAAAAAATTCATAAACGGTGTCCTTGCTTCTGTGGCAAAAAAGCTCAAATTGTGA
- the accC gene encoding acetyl-CoA carboxylase biotin carboxylase subunit, translating into MFKKILIANRGEIALRVIRACREMDIKSVAVYSEADRDCLHAKAADEAYCIGPAQPAKSYLNIPAIISVAEVSGAEAVHPGYGFLAENSKFVDVCESHGIKFIGPSIASMEAMGDKATAKQTAKLAGVPTVPGSEGIVNDEKEALQIARNIGFPVLIKATAGGGGKGMRVAKTADEFPSLMKTAQTEAGAAFGNPQVYIEKFIERPKHVEIQIMADNYGNVIYLGERDCSVQRRHQKLVEEAPCSALSEKLRKKMGEAAVKMAKAAKYSGAGTIEFLLDAEGRFYFMEMNTRVQVEHPVSEMITSTDIIKEQIYVAGGGKLRFKQKDIKLSGHSIECRINAEDPERNFMPSPGELKTYLPSGGPGVRVDSHAYQGYRIPPYYDSLVAKLIVWAPTRQEAISRMSRALDEFVVAGIKTTIAFHKKVMENDNFKRGEIYTDFIDTNLIL; encoded by the coding sequence ATGTTCAAAAAGATACTGATAGCGAACCGGGGGGAAATAGCTCTGCGTGTGATCCGCGCCTGCAGAGAGATGGATATTAAAAGCGTTGCGGTGTACAGCGAAGCTGACAGGGACTGCCTGCACGCAAAGGCCGCGGACGAGGCCTACTGTATAGGTCCGGCACAGCCCGCAAAAAGCTATCTCAATATACCGGCGATAATTTCTGTGGCGGAAGTATCCGGGGCCGAAGCCGTGCATCCCGGGTACGGGTTTTTGGCCGAAAACTCTAAGTTCGTGGATGTCTGCGAGTCCCACGGCATAAAGTTCATAGGACCCTCTATCGCTTCCATGGAGGCTATGGGGGACAAGGCTACCGCCAAGCAGACAGCAAAACTTGCCGGGGTGCCCACCGTCCCAGGTTCAGAAGGCATAGTGAACGACGAAAAAGAGGCTCTTCAGATCGCAAGGAATATCGGTTTCCCGGTTCTTATTAAAGCGACCGCCGGGGGCGGGGGCAAGGGGATGAGGGTTGCAAAGACCGCGGACGAATTCCCTTCACTCATGAAAACAGCTCAGACCGAGGCAGGAGCTGCTTTCGGCAATCCTCAGGTCTACATAGAAAAGTTCATAGAGCGGCCAAAACATGTCGAGATACAGATTATGGCCGACAATTACGGCAATGTCATCTATCTGGGTGAAAGGGACTGCTCTGTTCAGCGCAGGCATCAGAAACTTGTTGAAGAGGCTCCGTGTTCGGCCCTTAGCGAAAAGTTGAGAAAAAAGATGGGGGAGGCCGCAGTTAAGATGGCCAAGGCGGCAAAGTACAGCGGCGCCGGCACTATCGAGTTCCTTCTTGATGCGGAAGGCCGTTTCTATTTTATGGAAATGAACACCAGGGTGCAGGTGGAGCACCCCGTGTCTGAGATGATCACCTCAACTGATATCATAAAAGAACAGATCTATGTGGCCGGCGGAGGAAAACTGCGGTTCAAGCAAAAAGATATAAAATTGTCGGGGCACTCTATAGAGTGCAGGATAAATGCTGAGGACCCCGAAAGGAATTTTATGCCTAGTCCGGGCGAGTTAAAGACCTACCTTCCTTCTGGGGGGCCCGGCGTGCGCGTTGACAGCCACGCGTACCAGGGATATAGAATTCCTCCATACTATGATTCCTTGGTGGCAAAACTGATAGTGTGGGCGCCCACCCGCCAGGAGGCTATCAGCAGGATGAGCAGGGCCCTTGACGAATTTGTCGTGGCGGGGATAAAAACAACGATCGCCTTCCACAAAAAGGTCATGGAAAACGATAATTTTAAAAGAGGCGAGATCTATACCGATTTTATAGACACCAATCTTATCCTCTGA